The Cucurbita pepo subsp. pepo cultivar mu-cu-16 chromosome LG08, ASM280686v2, whole genome shotgun sequence genome contains a region encoding:
- the LOC111800403 gene encoding oxysterol-binding protein-related protein 2A-like isoform X1: MRVKEMHPLCCISLENFSGGIGDQSPEEASSLSRSRSLPVSFPAFSNANTQQISRSVDRVAGVLYKWTNYGKGWRSRWFVLRDGVLSYSKISLLSQPNDDVQLIGKISTNRLSRRKRQKSGGIVHLKVSSFRESKSDDRRFYIFTATKTLHLRTESKKDRVIWIQALASSRSLFPLRILNDNLPFVPNDLSVSTQKLEKRLLEEGISDAVVKDCEQIILSEFSEMQGQLKVLLEQRSSLIDTLREFEAANIEIEANGIHNGEYQLMKHEFSTECSGKYSECATTESSDDVEKQDLDDGSDVDESFFYDTNESFTEVTLGRGSVKGASDSSDTLKVRDSRQDNAEKMHDEQIENFVHSNVQRRKKLPDPVEKEKRVSLWSMIKDNVGKDLARVCLPVYFNEPISSLQKCCEDMEYSHLVDQAYEHGIQGNNLLRVLKVAAFAVSGYASSEGRHCKPFNPLLGETYEADFPEKGIRFFSEKVSHHPTVIACHCVGRGWKFWGESNLRSKFWGRSIQLDPVGVLNLEFDDGERFQWSKVTTNIYNLILGKVYCDHHGTMHIRGNREYSCTLKFKEPSILDRNPHQVHGFVEDGNGRKVATLFGKWDEGMYYVEGESNGNPNRSSSSDVSMLWKSEKPPPNLTRYNLTSFAITLNELTADLKERLPPTDSRLRPDQRHLENGEYEKANAEKQRLERRQRISRKLQDNGWKPRWFHREGEDTDEPYKYMGGYWEARKERKWDGCLDVFGELSENLVGESGS, translated from the exons ATGCGGGTCAAGGAGATGCATCCTCTCTGCTGTATCTCTCTGGAGAATTTCAGCGGCGGAATCGGCGACCAGTCGCCGGAGGAAGCCTCGTCATTGTCCCGGAGTAGAAGCTTGCCGGTGAGCTTTCCGGCATTTTCGAATGCTAACACTCAGCAGATTTCTAGATCTGTTGATAGAGTGGCTGGAGTTCTTTACAAATGGACTAATTACGGTAAGGGATGGAGATCGAGATGGTTTGTGTTGCGAGATGGTGTGTTGTCGTACTCCAAAATCAGCCTTCTATCACAGCCTAATGACGATGTTCAATTGATCGGAAAGATTTCGACGAATCGGCTTTCGAGAAGGAAGCGACAGAAAAGTGGGGGAATCGTTCATTTGAAG GTCTCATCGTTCCGAGAAAGCAAATCAGATGACCGACGGTTTTATATATTCACTGCAACAAAGACACTTCATCTGAGAACTGAATCAAAGAAAGACAGGGTGATTTGGATTCAAGCTTTAGCCTCTTCCAGAAGCTTATTTCCGTTGAGAATTTTGAATGATAACCTTCCCTTTGTACCAAATGATTTATCCGTTTCCACTCAGAAACTCGAGAAGCGTTTACTTGAAGAGGGAATCAGTGATGCAGTTGTTAAGGACTGCGAACAAATCATCCTCTCCGAGTTCTCAGAAATGCAGGGACAGCTGAAAGTACTTTTGGAACAAAGATCTTCTTTAATTGATACCTTGAGGGAATTTGAG GCAGCTAATATAGAAATTGAAGCTAATGGAATTCACAATGGTGAGTACCAGTTGATGAAACATGAATTTTCCACCGAATGCAGTGGAAAATACAGTG aATGTGCTACTACTGAGTCTTCGGATGATGTTGAGAAACAAGATCTTGACGATGGATCTGATGTGGATGAAAGTTTCTTTTATGACACAAACGAATCTTTTACAGAAGTCACTCTTGGCCGTGGATCAGTAAAAGGGGCTTCTGATTCCTCCGATACGCTTAAGGTTCGAGATAGTCGACAGGACAATGCAGAGAAGATGCACGACGAAcagattgaaaattttgttcattCTAATgttcagagaagaaaaaagcttCCAGATCCCGTGGAGAAAGAGAAACGAGTCAGTCTTTGGTCTATGATAAAAGACAATGTTGGAAAGGATCTTGCACGAGTTTGTCTCCCAGTTTATTTCAATGAGCCCATATCATCCCTTCAGAAATGTTGCGAGGATATGGAATATTCTCATCTTGTAGACCAAGCATATGAACATGGAATACAG GGGAACAATCTCCTCCGAGTCCTCAAGGTTGCTGCATTTGCTGTTTCTGGTTATGCTTCCTCTGAAGGACGACATTGTAAGCCATTCAACCCTTTGCTAGGGGAAACTTATGAAGCTGACTTCCCTGAGAAAGGGATTCGCTTCTTCTCGGAGAAG GTCAGTCACCACCCAACCGTCATTGCGTGCCACTGTGTAGGTAGAGGATGGAAATTCTGGGGGGAGAGTAACCTCCGATCAAAATTTTGGGGTCGTTCGATTCAGCTCGACCCTGTTGGAGTTTTGAACCTGGAGTTTGATGATGGAGAAAGATTTCAGTGGAGCAAG gtgacaacaaatatttataatctcATTCTTGGAAAAGTATATTGTGACCACCATGGTACGATGCACATACGTGGTAATAGAGAATATTCTTGCACACTTAAGTTCAAAGAGCCTTCAATTCTAGATCGAAATCCTCATCAG GTTCATGGATTTGTTGAAGATGGTAATGGTCGGAAGGTTGCCACATTATTTGGCAAATGGGATGAAGGTATGTATTACGTCGAAGGTGAAAGCAATGGAAACCCGAATCGCAGCAGTTCAAGTGATGTCTCAATGCTGTGGAAAAGCGAAAAACCTCCTCCTAATCTCACTCGTTACAATTTAACTTCATTTGCCATCACTCTTAACGAACTAACAGCGGACCTGAAG GAAAGGCTTCCACCCACGGATTCAAGACTTAGACCAGACCAGCGACATTTAGAAAACGGCGAATACGAAAAGGCAAATGCAGAGAAACAACGCTTGGAGAGACGGCAACGAATT TCAAGGAAGTTGCAAGACAATGGTTGGAAGCCCAGATGGTTCCATAGAGAGGGTGAAGACACAGACGAGCCATACAAATACATGGGTGGCTACTGGGAAGCacgaaaagaaagaaagtgggATGGTTGCCTAGATGTTTTTGGCGAATTGAGCGAGAACTTGGTCGGTGAATCGGGATCATGA
- the LOC111800403 gene encoding oxysterol-binding protein-related protein 2A-like isoform X2: protein MVFLNLKGVFHFDSFNWVLLWVSSFRESKSDDRRFYIFTATKTLHLRTESKKDRVIWIQALASSRSLFPLRILNDNLPFVPNDLSVSTQKLEKRLLEEGISDAVVKDCEQIILSEFSEMQGQLKVLLEQRSSLIDTLREFEAANIEIEANGIHNGEYQLMKHEFSTECSGKYSECATTESSDDVEKQDLDDGSDVDESFFYDTNESFTEVTLGRGSVKGASDSSDTLKVRDSRQDNAEKMHDEQIENFVHSNVQRRKKLPDPVEKEKRVSLWSMIKDNVGKDLARVCLPVYFNEPISSLQKCCEDMEYSHLVDQAYEHGIQGNNLLRVLKVAAFAVSGYASSEGRHCKPFNPLLGETYEADFPEKGIRFFSEKVSHHPTVIACHCVGRGWKFWGESNLRSKFWGRSIQLDPVGVLNLEFDDGERFQWSKVTTNIYNLILGKVYCDHHGTMHIRGNREYSCTLKFKEPSILDRNPHQVHGFVEDGNGRKVATLFGKWDEGMYYVEGESNGNPNRSSSSDVSMLWKSEKPPPNLTRYNLTSFAITLNELTADLKERLPPTDSRLRPDQRHLENGEYEKANAEKQRLERRQRISRKLQDNGWKPRWFHREGEDTDEPYKYMGGYWEARKERKWDGCLDVFGELSENLVGESGS from the exons ATggtttttttgaatttgaagggTGTTTTCCACTTTGATTCATTTAATTGGGTTCTTCTTTGG GTCTCATCGTTCCGAGAAAGCAAATCAGATGACCGACGGTTTTATATATTCACTGCAACAAAGACACTTCATCTGAGAACTGAATCAAAGAAAGACAGGGTGATTTGGATTCAAGCTTTAGCCTCTTCCAGAAGCTTATTTCCGTTGAGAATTTTGAATGATAACCTTCCCTTTGTACCAAATGATTTATCCGTTTCCACTCAGAAACTCGAGAAGCGTTTACTTGAAGAGGGAATCAGTGATGCAGTTGTTAAGGACTGCGAACAAATCATCCTCTCCGAGTTCTCAGAAATGCAGGGACAGCTGAAAGTACTTTTGGAACAAAGATCTTCTTTAATTGATACCTTGAGGGAATTTGAG GCAGCTAATATAGAAATTGAAGCTAATGGAATTCACAATGGTGAGTACCAGTTGATGAAACATGAATTTTCCACCGAATGCAGTGGAAAATACAGTG aATGTGCTACTACTGAGTCTTCGGATGATGTTGAGAAACAAGATCTTGACGATGGATCTGATGTGGATGAAAGTTTCTTTTATGACACAAACGAATCTTTTACAGAAGTCACTCTTGGCCGTGGATCAGTAAAAGGGGCTTCTGATTCCTCCGATACGCTTAAGGTTCGAGATAGTCGACAGGACAATGCAGAGAAGATGCACGACGAAcagattgaaaattttgttcattCTAATgttcagagaagaaaaaagcttCCAGATCCCGTGGAGAAAGAGAAACGAGTCAGTCTTTGGTCTATGATAAAAGACAATGTTGGAAAGGATCTTGCACGAGTTTGTCTCCCAGTTTATTTCAATGAGCCCATATCATCCCTTCAGAAATGTTGCGAGGATATGGAATATTCTCATCTTGTAGACCAAGCATATGAACATGGAATACAG GGGAACAATCTCCTCCGAGTCCTCAAGGTTGCTGCATTTGCTGTTTCTGGTTATGCTTCCTCTGAAGGACGACATTGTAAGCCATTCAACCCTTTGCTAGGGGAAACTTATGAAGCTGACTTCCCTGAGAAAGGGATTCGCTTCTTCTCGGAGAAG GTCAGTCACCACCCAACCGTCATTGCGTGCCACTGTGTAGGTAGAGGATGGAAATTCTGGGGGGAGAGTAACCTCCGATCAAAATTTTGGGGTCGTTCGATTCAGCTCGACCCTGTTGGAGTTTTGAACCTGGAGTTTGATGATGGAGAAAGATTTCAGTGGAGCAAG gtgacaacaaatatttataatctcATTCTTGGAAAAGTATATTGTGACCACCATGGTACGATGCACATACGTGGTAATAGAGAATATTCTTGCACACTTAAGTTCAAAGAGCCTTCAATTCTAGATCGAAATCCTCATCAG GTTCATGGATTTGTTGAAGATGGTAATGGTCGGAAGGTTGCCACATTATTTGGCAAATGGGATGAAGGTATGTATTACGTCGAAGGTGAAAGCAATGGAAACCCGAATCGCAGCAGTTCAAGTGATGTCTCAATGCTGTGGAAAAGCGAAAAACCTCCTCCTAATCTCACTCGTTACAATTTAACTTCATTTGCCATCACTCTTAACGAACTAACAGCGGACCTGAAG GAAAGGCTTCCACCCACGGATTCAAGACTTAGACCAGACCAGCGACATTTAGAAAACGGCGAATACGAAAAGGCAAATGCAGAGAAACAACGCTTGGAGAGACGGCAACGAATT TCAAGGAAGTTGCAAGACAATGGTTGGAAGCCCAGATGGTTCCATAGAGAGGGTGAAGACACAGACGAGCCATACAAATACATGGGTGGCTACTGGGAAGCacgaaaagaaagaaagtgggATGGTTGCCTAGATGTTTTTGGCGAATTGAGCGAGAACTTGGTCGGTGAATCGGGATCATGA
- the LOC111799781 gene encoding protein NRT1/ PTR FAMILY 6.3-like, with the protein MNNNAFSQSQSKPTLPDAWDYKGRPADRSKTGGWTAAAMILGGEAVERLTTLGIAVNLVTYMTGTMHLGNATSANTVTNFLGTSFMLCLLGGFIADTFLGRYLTIVIFAAVQATGVIILTISTIIPSLRPPRCTASAPLNCTPATEFQLTFLYIGLYTIALGTGGLKSSVSGFGSDQFDETNKEERSQMTNFFNWFFFFISIGSLAAVTVLVYIQDNLGRQWGYGICACAIVTTLIVFVSGTRKYRFKKLVGSPLTQFATVFVAAWRKRRIDLPSDSSFLFDIDEVGDEGDGKMKKQKLPHSKQFRFLDKAAIKEPEKGGDITLMNKWNISTLTDVEEVKMVIRMLPIWATNIMFWTVYAQMTTFSVSQATTMERRLGNSFQIPAASLTVFFVGSILITIPVYDRLIAPIARKLLKNPQGLTPLQRIGIGLVLSILAMVAAALIELKRLSVASLHGLMNSTSDVPLSVFWLIPQFFLVGAGEAFTYIGQLDFFLRECPKGMKTMSTGLFLSTLSLGFFLSSFLVTIVHKITGNKPWLADNLNQGKLYNFYWLLGILSALNFGVYLVCAKWYVYKDKRLAEVGIVLEESEMVCHA; encoded by the exons ATGAACAATAATGCCTTCTCTCAGTCACAGTCCAAACCAACTCTTCCAGATGCTTGGGACTACAAAGGCCGACCCGCCGACCGCTCCAAAACCGGTGGCTGGACCGCAGCTGCGATGATTCTCG GAGGTGAGGCTGTAGAGAGGCTAACAACACTAGGAATTGCAGTGAATTTGGTAACGTATATGACAGGAACCATGCATTTGGGGAATGCCACTTCGGCTAACACTGTCACCAATTTCCTTGGCACTTCCTTCATGCTTTGTCTCCTTGGCGGCTTCATTGCTGATACGTTTCTTGGCAG GTACCTCACAATCGTCATCTTTGCAGCCGTTCAAGCAact gGTGTTATAATCTTGACAATTTCTACCATAATCCCTTCGCTCCGGCCACCGAGATGCACGGCATCGGCGCCATTGAATTGCACTCCGGCGACCGAGTTTCAGCTGACATTCCTCTACATCGGTCTCTACACGATTGCCCTCGGCACCGGCGGCTTGAAATCCAGCGTCTCCGGGTTCGGTTCCgatcaatttgatgaaacaaACAAGGAGGAGAGGTCTCAAATGACCAATTTCTTTAactggttcttcttcttcataagTATTGGCTCGCTCGCCGCCGTGACGGTTCTCGTCTACATTCAGGACAACTTGGGACGGCAATGGGGGTACGGCATTTGTGCCTGCGCCATTGTCACTACTTTAATCGTGTTCGTCTCCGGTACTAGAAAATATCGCTTCAAGAAGCTAGTGGGTAGCCCGTTGACACAATTCGCTACCGTTTTCGTCGCTGCTTGGAGGAAACGACGTATCGATTTGCCATCAGACTCGTCGTTTCTATTCGACATTGATGAGGTTGGAGATGAAGGAGATGggaagatgaagaaacaaAAGCTTCCCCATTCCAAACAATTCAG ATTTTTGGACAAAGCAGCAATCAAAGAACCAGAAAAAGGAGGTGATATTACATTGATGAACAAATGGAACATATCAACCTTAACTGATGTTGAAGAAGTGAAAATGGTGATAAGAATGCTACCCATTTGGGCCACAAACATCATGTTTTGGACAGTCTATGCTCAAATGACAACCTTTTCTGTCTCACAAGCCACAACCATGGAACGCCGCCTTGGAAACTCATTCCAAATTCCGGCTGCCTCCCTCACTGTCTTCTTTGTAGGTAGCATTCTCATAACCATCCCTGTTTACGATCGACTCATCGCTCCGATCGCTCGAAAGTTACTAAAAAACCCTCAAGGCCTGACCCCATTACAACGAATTGGCATCGGTTTAGTCTTGTCGATTCTCGCAATGGTGGCTGCAGCTCTCATTGAGCTAAAGCGACTTAGCGTTGCGAGTTTACATGGTCTTATGAATTCGACAAGCGACGTACCATTGAGCGTGTTTTGGTTGATACCACAGTTCTTTTTGGTAGGGGCAGGTGAGGCATTTACTTACATTGGGCAGCTAGACTTCTTCTTAAGGGAGTGTCCAAAAGGGATGAAAACAATGAGCACAGGGCTGTTTCTAAGCACACTATCATTAGGGTTTTTCTTGAGCTCTTTCTTGGTGACAATTGTGCACAAAATAACAGGCAACAAGCCATGGTTGGCTGATAACCTCAACCAAGGGAAGCTTTACAATTTCTATTGGCTTTTGGGCATTTTGAGTGCTTTGAATTTTGGGGTTTATTTGGTTTGTGCCAAATGGTATGTGTACAAGGATAAGAGGCTGGCTGAAGTGGGAATTGTATTGGAGGAATCAGAAATGGTTTGCCATGCTTGA